The DNA segment GGGCGCCTCGGGGCCGCCTGCGACCAGCTCGGCGCCCTCGTTGATGCCGCGCTGGATATAGCCGGTCACGCGGTCCTTCTGCGCGGCTGAAATCAGCGGGCCAAGGCGGCTGGATTCCAGCAACGGGTCGCCCACGGTATAGCCCTCGACCACCTTCCTGGCAATGGCCTTGACCTCGTCGTAGCGCGCGCGGGGCACCAGCATGCGGGTATGCGCCGAGCAGGTCTGCCCGGAGTTGAGAAAACAGGCGCCCACGGTACCCTTGACCGCGGCAGCCAGGTCCGCGTCGTCCAGGATCACCGAAGCGGACTTGCCGCCCAGCTCCAGCGCCACGCGCTTGACGCTCTGCGCGCCCAGCTCCGACACCCGCTTGCCGGCGCGCGTCGAACCCGTGAACGACACCATGTCGACTTCCGGGTGGCTGGCCAGGACCTCGCCCACCACCGGACCGTAGCCGGTGACCAGGTTGAACACCCCCGGCGGCAGCCCGGCGGCTTCGATCACCTCCGCCAACACGAAGGCATTGAGCGGCGCCACTTCGGATGGCTTGAGCACCACCGTGCAGCCCGCGGCCAGCGCCGGCGCCACTTTCAGCGTGATCTGGTTGAGTGGGTAGTTCCACGGCGTAATGGCCGCGACCACCCCCACCGGCTCCCGAACCACCAGGGAATTGCCGACCTCTTCCTCGAACGCGAAGGTATCGAGCAGCTTGGCGGCCTGTGCCCAGTTGTAGACCGGGCCGCCCACCTGAATGGCGCGCGCCATCTTGATCGGCATGCCGACTTCGCCGGCGATCAGTTGCGCCAGTTCCTCGCTGCGCGCCTTCAGGCCCTCCGCAATCTTGCGGATATAGCCTGCGCGCACGCTGGGCGGCGTGGCCGACCAGCTGTCGAAGGCGGCTCGCGCTGCCTGGATAGCATCCTCGGCGTCGCGCGCGTGGCCTTCGGGGATGCGGCCCATGACGGCTTCGGTCGTGGAGTGGATAACGTTGATCAGGCCGGTACCGTGCGGGGCAACCCACTTACCGTTGATAAAGAGTTTGTCTCGTTGTTGCATGGCCACAGTTTTCAGTTGGGTGAATAGGCGGGTGCAAATTTTGTTACTTTTATGGTGCATCACATTGTAGTGCGCTTTGGCGACTCGTTTTTTTGCAGCGCGCCAGCAGCCACAAACAACGTGGCGATAATCGGCCGGCGCGCCGCATGACGCAAAGTGCGGTATACCACACTACGCTGCGCGGCCTATCACAATGGAGCGAGACATGACCGATCCGGTTTTTCATAAGACCGAGCAAGGCCAGGACGAAATCCGCGCGCGCGCGCGCAAACTGGACCATAAGCTGCGCGCCTTGCTGCTGATCGTCAATGGCGAGCGCCGACGCAGCGAGCTGCTGGCACAGACCGGCGGCATGGGCGTGGGGCCGGAAAGCATCGACGCCCTGCTGGCCGCCGGCCTGATCCGCGCGGAGCATGCGCCACAGCCTGCGGCAGCGGCGACCAGCCCCGCAAACCCGGGCACCAGCGTGGATCGCCACGGCGAGGCCAAGGCCGACAGCCTGTTTCCTATGCACGGCATGCGCGGTGCCGACGTGGCGTCATGGGACGACGCCTTGCCTGCGCCAGCCTCACCGCAACGCGCTGGCGGCACTTACCAGCAGCTTTATCACTTCTACACGGATGTCATCGGCCATCACCTGGGCCTGCGCGGCTACCTGCTGCAAGTCAAGGTGGAAAAGGCCGGCAGCCCGGCGGAACTGGCGGCGCTGCGCGACCCGCTATACAGCGCCCTGCACAAGGCCAAAGGGGAAATCACCGCCGGCGCCATCATCGACCAGCTCGACAAGATGGTGCGCGACGACGGGCATGCATCGGCCTGAGTGGCCTGGGTGGCCTGAGTGGCCGCAATGGATCCCTGCAGGGTGCACCACAAAAGCAAGAAGGGCCGCACATGGCGGCCCTTCTTGTTCGCTCGGCTGGCGCTGCGGCTTAGCCGTCGATACCCTGCGACTCCAGGTACTCGTCATACGTAAACACGCGGTCGTGCGAGACGAGCCTCATATCAGCCCGGAAGCGGGTAGTCCTTGAATGCCTGGCGCAGCCCGAGCTTGTAGAGCTTGCCGGTCGCAGTGAGCGGCAGGGATTCGACGAACACCACGTCGTCCGGCGTCCACCATTTGGCGATCTTTCCGTCCAGGTAGGCCAGTACCGTTGCCTTGTCTACCTCGGCGCCGGGCTTCTTCACGCAGATCAGCAGCGGGCGCTCCTGCCACTTCGGATGCGGCAGCGCAATCACGGCCGCCATCGCGATGCCGGGGCAGCCTACCGCCGCGTTCTCCAGGTCGATCGACGAAATCCATTCGCCGCCGGACTTGATGACGTCCTTCGACCGGTCGACCAGCATGACGTATCCGTCCGCGTCGATCGTGGCGATGTCGCCGGTATCAAAGAAGCCTTCGCTGTCCAGCAGGCCGCCGTCGCCCTTGAAGTAGCGAGCGACGATCCACGGGCCACTGACCATCAGCCGGCCGCTGGCCTTGCCGTCATGCGGCAGCCGCTGGCCCTCCTCGCCGACGATCTTGAGCTGCACGCCGTATACCGCACGGCCTTGTTTCATCTGGATGTCGTAGCGCTGCTCCGCGGACAACCCGGCGTGCTTGGGCAGCAGCCGGCAGACCACGCCAAGCGGGCTCATTTCGGTCATGCCCCAGGCATGCAGCAGGAACGTGCCGAAGTCCCGGTCGAAGCGCTCGATCATCATGCGCGGCGCGGCCGAGCCGCCTACCACCGCGTCTTTCAGACACAGCTCTTCGCGTGGCTTCAGGCCGTTGGCATCGACATACTGGAACAGCATCTGCCAGATCGTCGGGACACCGGCCGCCAGCGTGACCCGCTCGTCACGCAACAGCGCGTAGATGCTCTCGCCGTCCAGGTGCGGGCCCGGCAACACCAGCTTGGCGCCCGTCATTGCCGCCGCATACGGCAGCCCCCATGCATTGACGTGAAACAGAGGCACCACCAGCAGGATGGTGGCGTCGGCCGATGAACCAAGGGAGTCGGAAAGGCTGATGACCTGGTTATGCAGCACCGTCGAGCGGTGCGAGTACAGCACGCCCTTGGGGTTTCCAGTCGTTCCCGAGGTGTAACACAGCGTCGATGCCAAGCGCTCGTCAAACTGCGGCCAGGTGAAGGAAGGATCGGCGGGCGTATCGGCAAACAGGGTTTCGTAGCCAGCGAAATCGCGAATGGCGGGTGCCACCGCCTCTACGGATTCCTGGTCGCCCAGCGCGTAGAAGCGCTTGACGGTCGGCAAGCGCGATTGCAGCTTTTCGACCGAGGGCGCAAAAGCCAGGTCGAAAAACAGCATTTCGTCTTCCGCGTGGTTGACGATGTATTCGAGGTGCGCCGGCGACAGGCGCGGGTTGATCGTGTGCAGCACGGCGCCGATGCCCATGACCGCGAAATACAGTTCGAGATGGCGATAGGTATTGGTCGCCAGCGTCGCGACCATGCTGCCCTGCCTGACCCCTTTTTTCTGCAAGGCAAGCGCCAGGCGGCGCGAACGTTGACCGAGCTCGCGCCAATTGCAGCGATGGATGGGCCCTTCGGCCGTCCTGGTGACGATCTCGACGTTTGGGTGGAAGCGTTCCGCGTGCTCGAGTAACGATGAAATCAGCAGCGGCTTGTCTTGCATCTGGCCTAGCATGTTGTCTCCTGTCTTATCGGAGGTCGAATTGCCTCGATGAATCGAATGAAGGTCTATCTGGTCGCGATCGCGACTTGCGCCAACACCTGTTTCGTATGCTCGCCGACGGCCGGGATCGGCCGCGCGTGCAGTCCTTACAGGTTGCGGCTGATCAGTTCCTTCATGATCTCGTTGGCGCCGCCGTAGATGCGCTGCACGCGGGCATCGGCCCAGGCGCGCGTAATCGGGTATTCCCACATGTAGCCGTAGCCGCCGTGCAGCTGCACGCAGCGATCGAGCGCACGGAACTGCATCTCGGTGGTCCAGTACTTCGCCATTGACGCAGTGGCGGCATCGAGCTTGCCCTCCAGCACCAGTTGCAGGCACCGGTCCACGAATACGCGGCCCATCTCCAGCTCGGTACGGATGTCCGCGAGCGCGTGGGCCACCGTCTGGAATTCGCTGATCGGGCGCTTGAACGCCTTGCGGTCGCGCGTGTAGGCGAGTGTCCATTCGAGCCCGGCCTCGACCGCCGCAACCGCGGTGATTGCGATCTGCAGGCGCTCCCACGACAGCTCCCGCATCAGGTAGCCGAAGCCCTGGCCTTCATCGCCGAGCAGGTTGGCGACCGGCACGCGCACGTTGTCAAAGAACAGCTCGGCCGTGTCCTGTGCCTTCATGCCGGCCTTCTTCAGGCGCTTGCCCTTGGAAAATCCCGGCATCGAGGTGTCGACCACGAACAGGCTGATGCCTTTC comes from the Cupriavidus basilensis genome and includes:
- a CDS encoding aldehyde dehydrogenase family protein; amino-acid sequence: MQQRDKLFINGKWVAPHGTGLINVIHSTTEAVMGRIPEGHARDAEDAIQAARAAFDSWSATPPSVRAGYIRKIAEGLKARSEELAQLIAGEVGMPIKMARAIQVGGPVYNWAQAAKLLDTFAFEEEVGNSLVVREPVGVVAAITPWNYPLNQITLKVAPALAAGCTVVLKPSEVAPLNAFVLAEVIEAAGLPPGVFNLVTGYGPVVGEVLASHPEVDMVSFTGSTRAGKRVSELGAQSVKRVALELGGKSASVILDDADLAAAVKGTVGACFLNSGQTCSAHTRMLVPRARYDEVKAIARKVVEGYTVGDPLLESSRLGPLISAAQKDRVTGYIQRGINEGAELVAGGPEAPEGLDKGFFVKPTVLGNVDPKATVAQEEIFGPVLSIICYDTEEDAVRIANDSIYGLGGGVWSGDEARAIRVARRIRTGQVDINGGPFNMQAPFGGYKQSGNGREAGKYGLEEFLEYKSLQMKKPAA
- a CDS encoding long-chain-fatty-acid--CoA ligase produces the protein MLGQMQDKPLLISSLLEHAERFHPNVEIVTRTAEGPIHRCNWRELGQRSRRLALALQKKGVRQGSMVATLATNTYRHLELYFAVMGIGAVLHTINPRLSPAHLEYIVNHAEDEMLFFDLAFAPSVEKLQSRLPTVKRFYALGDQESVEAVAPAIRDFAGYETLFADTPADPSFTWPQFDERLASTLCYTSGTTGNPKGVLYSHRSTVLHNQVISLSDSLGSSADATILLVVPLFHVNAWGLPYAAAMTGAKLVLPGPHLDGESIYALLRDERVTLAAGVPTIWQMLFQYVDANGLKPREELCLKDAVVGGSAAPRMMIERFDRDFGTFLLHAWGMTEMSPLGVVCRLLPKHAGLSAEQRYDIQMKQGRAVYGVQLKIVGEEGQRLPHDGKASGRLMVSGPWIVARYFKGDGGLLDSEGFFDTGDIATIDADGYVMLVDRSKDVIKSGGEWISSIDLENAAVGCPGIAMAAVIALPHPKWQERPLLICVKKPGAEVDKATVLAYLDGKIAKWWTPDDVVFVESLPLTATGKLYKLGLRQAFKDYPLPG
- a CDS encoding acyl-CoA dehydrogenase family protein, coding for MIARTLFTEEHEMLRTAARRFMETEVAPHHERWEEQGYVDRDVWLKAGAAGFLCASMPEQYGGAGGDKLYSVVLMEEQARAGCTGLGFGLHSEIVAPYIEHYGSEYLKSAYLPKMAAGEMIGAIAMTEPGTGSDLQGIKATAVRHGDHYLLNGSKTFITNGWHADLVIVVAKTDPQAGAKGISLFVVDTSMPGFSKGKRLKKAGMKAQDTAELFFDNVRVPVANLLGDEGQGFGYLMRELSWERLQIAITAVAAVEAGLEWTLAYTRDRKAFKRPISEFQTVAHALADIRTELEMGRVFVDRCLQLVLEGKLDAATASMAKYWTTEMQFRALDRCVQLHGGYGYMWEYPITRAWADARVQRIYGGANEIMKELISRNL